Genomic segment of Candidatus Limnocylindrales bacterium:
GAAGCCTTAGAAGCCCATGTTGGTCTGGCCGAGATGTATCTCAAGGATGGTAACTTTAAGAAAGCTATCGAAAGTGGAGAGCGGATTTTATCCTTCGGAATTGAATTTAAAGATCTTTTAACACGAATTTATGCCCTGCTGGCTCAGGGCTATCAACGGGTTGAGGCCTATGAGAAGGCCTTAGAGTTTCAGAAATTACATCTGGAATCGGTCACCACGCCGGAGGAGAAGATCCTCTCCTTAACTCAACTGGCCCCCCTCCAGGAGAAGCTGGGTGAGTATGAGGAAGCCATAGAAATCTATAAATCCGCCTTGAAACTCCAACCCGATCCTCAGACCGCTGCAGATATTCATCTGGCCCTTGGGCGGATTTACCTGTTGCAGGAGAAATATAGTCCGGCCATCAAGCAACTGGAAGATTCCCTCAAACTTCAAACCGTAGATGAAAAAAAGGCCGAAGCTTACCGTCTCCTGGGAGAGTGCTTTATAAAACGGGGAGACACCAAAAAAGGTATCGAGATGTTCGGGACTGTCATGGCCCGATATAAGGAACTGGATGTGGCCGCGGAAGTTAAAAGAGAGCTCAAAGATTTGAAAAAGGAGATTACCCAGGAGGTAAAAGCTGAGAAGTTAGAAGAAAGTGAAGCCGAGCGACTCAAAACGATTGTTGACGAGGTTCTGGATGAGAAGGGGCTTTTTGAAAGACTCAAACAAGGACTGGCCAGAACCCATCAAAATTTTATCAACAACCTGGAAGCCCTCTTAACCGGTAAAACCAGAATTGATGAGGATCTTTTGGAGCAGTTGGAAGAAGTCTTGATTCTGGCCGATTTAGGCGTCGATGCAACGCTTAAGGTTATTTCCAGTATTCAAAGTAAAGTCAAAAAGAAGGAACTTGAAGATCCGGCTCAATTGAAATCTCACCTGAAACGTGAGATTCTGGCTATTTTGAAAAATGGGGAAAAGGTAGTAGATATAAACCAGGCAACTCCTTTCGTGATCATGGTGATCGGGGTTAACGGGACAGGTAAAACCACCACCATCGGGAAGCTTGCCCATAATTTTAAAAAGGCGGGTAAACAGGTTCTTCTGGTCGCCGGAGATACGTTTCGGGCTGCAGCCATCGAACAGTTGGAAATTTGGGGCCAGCGGGCCGGATGTGAAGTCATCAAGCACGAACCGGGGGCCGATCCCTCTGCGGTGATTTACGATGCCATGCAGGCTGCCAGATCCAGAAAAGCGGATGTCGTTATTATCGACACGGCCGGACGGCTTCACACTAAAAAGAATCTCATGGATGAGTTGAAAAAAATGAAGCGAATTGCCGGCAGAGAACTCCCCGGAGCTCCCCATGAAGTTCTCCTGGTGTTAGATGCCACAACCGGTCAAAATGCCATCTCTCAGGCGAAACTATTCCATGAAAACATCGGACTTACAGGGCTTATTCTAACTAAGCTGGATGGAACGGCTAAAGGTGGAATCATTACAGGGATTATCAACGAACTTAAAATCCCGGTTGCTTATATCGGGGTTGGTGAGAAACTTATGGATCTTCGACCTTTTAAGGCGGAAGAATTTGTGGAAGCTTTATTTGCAGAATAAAATTGGATTTTTACTTCATAAAAATGACAAGTAGAGTAGGTATTATTGCAAATCCCTTATCTGGAAAGGATATTCGGCGGTTGGTTGCCCATGCGACGGTTGTAGATAATGTGGAAAAGGCTAATATCCTGCGTAAGATCCTCCTGGGACTGGATTCGATGGGTGTGGATGAGATTCTTATTATGCCGGATCAATACGGGCTGGGACATAGAGCTCTGAGTAACCTCTCGAAATTGAAAGCCACGGTCTCTTTTGTTGAAATGCCTGTAACCGGTTACCAGGAAGATACTGTAGAAGCCACCCGGATTATGCGGGAGATAGGAATCCATTGTTTGATTGTTTTGGGAGGAGATGGGACCAACCGGGCTGTTGCCAAAGAGTGTAGAGATATTCCTCTCATCCCCATATCTACAGGGACCAACAACGTCTTCCCCTATATGGTGGAAGGAACCATTGCCGGGCTGGCCGGAGGTTGTATTGCCAGGGGGTGGGTCCCTATCGAGACCATCACCTTCCCAACCAAGAAATTAAATATTTATAAAAATAATCGATGGATAGATCATGCCCTCATCGACGTAGTGGTTTCAAAAGATTTGTTTGTAGGGGCCAGGGCCATCTGGGATGTGAAAAGGATTTGGGAGATCATCTTAACCCGCGGAGAACCGACCCATATCGGAATGGCCTCCATCGTAGGAGCTTTTCATCCGATTCCTGCAGACAGCGATACCGGCATCCATATAATCCTGGAAAACAGTCAAAGCGGGAGTAAGAAGCCCCCCTCTTTACAGATCCGATCTATGATTGCTCCCGGACTGAGTGAAGTCGTGGGAATATCCGAATACAAGATCTTGAATATCGGAGATCGGATTTCCCTTCATCAAAGACCGGCCACGTTAGCCTTGGATGGGGAACGAGAGATTGAAGTTGGACCTCGGGATCGGATCGAGATAGAACTTTCAAAGGACGGTCCTCGGGTTGCGGATATCAAAAAAACCCTCCAGGAAGCCGTTGAAAAAGGGATTTTTCAGGTAAAGTAATTTTTCAGAATCCAAAGGAAAGGACCCAGATCGGCCTTCTAGGTCGATTTTTCTACGATTCTTCCTTCCACCTGGGGCGAAATGACCCCTTGTTTCTGAATGTATTCCTGGAGCAGATCGATCAAACGGATGTGAGTATCGTGGTAGTTTTTTCTATTCTCCAAAAAGATAATATAACCATCTCCCCCCTCCGCCAGGTAGTTGGTGGTTGAGACCTTATACAGGCGATCCGGTACCAGCGGGGTTCCGTGTACCTTGACTTCCAGAACTCTTTTTCCCAGGGGAGCCTTAGCGTTATAGGTATAGGTCAGCCCGGAGACCTGCAGGAACCGTCCGGCTCCCTTTTCAACCTGACTCACACTGTTTTCCAGGGCTTCCCGAATGTCTGCCCCGGTGATCTGGAAGGTTACGAGGGTGTTTCCTAAAAAGGGGAATACCCGATAAAGATCTCCCAGGGTAATATCCCCTTTCTGGATAGACGCCCGAATAGCCCCTGCGTTAATGAAAGAAATATCCGTTTGGGTATGGCTTCGTATCATGTCGGCGATGAAATTTCCCAAATTAGATTCCCGGGAACGAATCCAATCCCGCTCCCCGTTGAGTTCTACCTGGGTTTTTCCGATAACCCTTTTCAGATCCTGGTTTAACTGGTCGGAGTAAATCTTTAAAAGGTGGGCAACTTCCTCATCGGGCTGGAGAACCCGGCTGTTAATGGGAATATTTTCGGCTTTTGCCTTTAGGATCTTTCCGTTTTCAACGACCAGGTCCAATCTACCCAGCGTTTTTCCCTGTCTATGGGTTTTAACATAAATCGTTGGGGGGTTTTCCAATTCCCTCATCGAAGCGGTTGATACCCGGGGGGTGGAGGAATCAACAGGCAGAATCCCATCGAAACCTTCGGTATGACCTCCGATAATGACATCGATTTCCGGAACCGCCTTAGCTAAGGCAATATCATCCTCATTATCCTGGTGGGTCAGGGCAATAATAAGATCTACCCGATGACGAAGGGTCGAGACCACTTGATGGGCCAGAGGGATAGGATCCAGGACAGTAATCTGCTTAACCAGGGCAGGGTTCATGATCTCTCGAGCTTCTACCG
This window contains:
- the ftsY gene encoding signal recognition particle-docking protein FtsY, which codes for MNLFGWSEVKQLQRAIKKNPKDIGLILKLGWLYLDEGRYEEAREQFMAVQNQNPASYFKAQACLGLAIIDLKKGNIDTARENLETLLQESAEFPRSAEAHFYLGTIYEKQLREGKGDRPIAQEPEVRDKKPEARDRKPEVKDRKPEARDKGPKTEASAGISLLEKAAREYEAAIAQGAQEANRARYLLGKLYLDYGQGEKALHYLETALKEEKLDKSSATRLPRAEIYHILGTLYKTLKEDLETSKNYHRSVLDLTSQPALLASSHKQLGDIYREQTLYPLALDSYQTAIKYYGENRSREALEAHVGLAEMYLKDGNFKKAIESGERILSFGIEFKDLLTRIYALLAQGYQRVEAYEKALEFQKLHLESVTTPEEKILSLTQLAPLQEKLGEYEEAIEIYKSALKLQPDPQTAADIHLALGRIYLLQEKYSPAIKQLEDSLKLQTVDEKKAEAYRLLGECFIKRGDTKKGIEMFGTVMARYKELDVAAEVKRELKDLKKEITQEVKAEKLEESEAERLKTIVDEVLDEKGLFERLKQGLARTHQNFINNLEALLTGKTRIDEDLLEQLEEVLILADLGVDATLKVISSIQSKVKKKELEDPAQLKSHLKREILAILKNGEKVVDINQATPFVIMVIGVNGTGKTTTIGKLAHNFKKAGKQVLLVAGDTFRAAAIEQLEIWGQRAGCEVIKHEPGADPSAVIYDAMQAARSRKADVVIIDTAGRLHTKKNLMDELKKMKRIAGRELPGAPHEVLLVLDATTGQNAISQAKLFHENIGLTGLILTKLDGTAKGGIITGIINELKIPVAYIGVGEKLMDLRPFKAEEFVEALFAE
- a CDS encoding NAD(+)/NADH kinase, whose amino-acid sequence is MTSRVGIIANPLSGKDIRRLVAHATVVDNVEKANILRKILLGLDSMGVDEILIMPDQYGLGHRALSNLSKLKATVSFVEMPVTGYQEDTVEATRIMREIGIHCLIVLGGDGTNRAVAKECRDIPLIPISTGTNNVFPYMVEGTIAGLAGGCIARGWVPIETITFPTKKLNIYKNNRWIDHALIDVVVSKDLFVGARAIWDVKRIWEIILTRGEPTHIGMASIVGAFHPIPADSDTGIHIILENSQSGSKKPPSLQIRSMIAPGLSEVVGISEYKILNIGDRISLHQRPATLALDGEREIEVGPRDRIEIELSKDGPRVADIKKTLQEAVEKGIFQVK
- a CDS encoding 5'-nucleotidase C-terminal domain-containing protein — translated: MRTQRLFIITLLLIRFFFPAVLEAETRLTILHTSEHHGTALPDEDGMGGLAYQATVIKEIRAKEKNVLLLNSGDLLIGTLMSTVFKGVPDVLAMNSMKYDAVTVGNHEFDFGLTAFQNLRDLARFPFLSANIQRRDTTSSSPNLAQPWMIREFDGLKVGVLGLTTVEAREIMNPALVKQITVLDPIPLAHQVVSTLRHRVDLIIALTHQDNEDDIALAKAVPEIDVIIGGHTEGFDGILPVDSSTPRVSTASMRELENPPTIYVKTHRQGKTLGRLDLVVENGKILKAKAENIPINSRVLQPDEEVAHLLKIYSDQLNQDLKRVIGKTQVELNGERDWIRSRESNLGNFIADMIRSHTQTDISFINAGAIRASIQKGDITLGDLYRVFPFLGNTLVTFQITGADIREALENSVSQVEKGAGRFLQVSGLTYTYNAKAPLGKRVLEVKVHGTPLVPDRLYKVSTTNYLAEGGDGYIIFLENRKNYHDTHIRLIDLLQEYIQKQGVISPQVEGRIVEKST